ATCCTTGCAATGGTCGGATGTCTACACAAACGGtgttatttgaaaaagaaattagcaaattaaaagtaattCCACAAAGATATTTGTCTCCCTTTTATTCTCCGTCCAACTACAAACGTGTTCATCTTACATTATGTCTGTATTGCGTTCTCCTTTTCACAGGAAGGAGCCGCAAGAAGCCTCATTAAACATATTCAGAATAAGTCAGTTTAACATAATTTGCCCCCATCATATCAGAGGACAATTATAAACTCTCTAGTTTTAGAACAACTCCCAGACTAAATGAATACATGTCAAATTCAATTTGTTCAAAAACCTTCATTTGTTctaaaggaaatgaaaagaaaatgcaaaatgagGTCAAATAAGGTCATTGTTGCTTCCTTACTGGATATCCGAGATGTTCTCTGTCTTTGGATACGCACACATGAACACCTCAGTTTGTCACATCACCCTAATGAATTTTAATGAGTATCTTAATGAGTATGAACCAGAGACAGTTTAAAAAGCTTCCACTGAGTCACTGATATTGATCAACGGTGCTATCAAACCCTCTGCAGATATATTGATTTTGTGCTCACTGGACAGTAAAATTCAAATTTATTGCACCTTCAAGATTTGGACAATGAACATGATTATATTACCTTTCACAATATATAAAGCCCGTTGAGGTTTAATGCTGTAGGGTTTGTAGTTCAGCGCAGTGGACGGGTTTCAGCAGGCGCATGTTGTAAACCTTCActgctgcagtgacacagaAACAGGATGGACGGAATTACACAAACCAGGGTTCATGCAAAAAGTGCATCATTATTGAAACCATTAAATAATGTAGATTAACTCTAAAAAAAGAACGGAAAGACATTTAGATAACATTTGTGGTGTATAATAAGTTGATTCTTTTATACATCCTATATAAGGGTTGTCTGTCTCCACATCATTTTGTCTTATGTATTTAACAAATCggccacttctctctctctaatctTTCTAACACACAGGACATAAGGCCCTTGCAGGAGGACATGTGTGACTTTTACGCCAGTGGAGCAGGTTACGCCTACGACAACTACTATACTGAGGTGATTCATGTACAAACTACCTCTATCACAGCTTTAACATTTTGTGTCTCAGTTAAtgtcttttaaatgttgtaaattaTGCTTAGAATTCATTTTAGGTAAATCTTTAGGATTATATTCTGTGTTCTTGCAGCCTTTTTgtgcttaaataaaaaaatccacaaagtGTGTTgtgacatctagtggtcaaACAATGTTACTGCATTTAGGCAACAACTGCATCTAGGTACTTTGCATAAAATTATTCGCAAATAGAAGTTTTGGAAATGATATGCTGACATATAGACAGTTACGTCATGCATTTCTTTGTCCAAACTGTTTGCCAAGATCCTGCTTATCTGGCTGTTGTATCCCTTTTCATTAGGCTAATAAAACTTTTATCACAAATGATTAAAAGCTGTGAGAGCCTCTTTAACTCATCAGACCTCTCACGCTGCAGGTGACGTGCCGTTCGTTTGACAAAGCGTGCAAGCTGAAGCTGAGGAGCAACacctgctactgctgctacctGTACAACTGTGCGAGGTGAGACGACCACCAGCTGTTGGCATTTGTTTaggtgtccgtgtgtgtgtgcaccttaCTTGAGATAAAGTATTTTCACACATTGTATTCAAACTTTTAACTTCCAAGCAACAGCAATTTATTCATGTACACTTCAGCAGTAATTGCAGATACTTGAATCGTACTGGTGTGAGGGTGaacatcagaaaaaataaatcactctTGTGATTTTGGCACTTTCTTGCATTGAAGAAGTTCTCATTTCACAGCCAACTTTCAAACCCAGGTTGTTGAGAGTTTTCCATGAGCTCTCGAAACACCAAAGAGTAAGCACTTTACTCCCCCCCGCTTGGAACTACCTCAGTTCTCAGTTATTGGCCGGAGAATGGCTGCCTGGGAGGCTTAATAAAGTCATGAAGTGATGGACAGTGTGAGGAATTATTTGCTTTCTTCCCTCCCTGGAAGGTTTGACAAAACTTATTCTGTGATGAGCtgtgaaaaatagtcatacatAAGCCCTATTTTTCATGGCAAGACATTTTCTTTGACTGTAGTTTTCCTTAaggttttattaataaaatcaataaGAGCGGCCCTCTATTAAGCATTACCGGACGCACTGACATTGCTGACTGATGCTGAAATGGAACAGAGTAGATCAGAGCCTTTCTAGCTATGAGAAGTAAAATGTCTGCTGTAGTGAAGGCCTCTTGTATACACGCTTTGTGATGTATGGCCATAAGTAAAATGCATATCCAGAGTAATCTTTACCTTCTTACTGTTAGCACTGACTCCTGCTCTCTTCATCTTCCAGCACAGAGTTCCACACACAGTACTACGCGTTCACCGGGGTCAGCGGCTGCTGGGATGTGATCCACCTGCACCGTCTGCTGTGGGCCTCAGTGGTGCTCAACGTGCTCGGCCTGTTCCTGGGCATCATCACTGCCGCCATTCTCGGAGCGTACAAGGACATGGTGAGCAGGAGTGCATCTTTACTTTATAGACAAGAAGTACAAAAGTGCTCTTTGGAGTGAAGggcaaagaaaatacattttcaaaattctcACAAATTGACGGTGACAAAGGATTTTTAATACACTTGTGTCTTAAATCTACTTACCTTTCCTTATTGCTTGCAGTCACTGCACATCGTAAAAGCCCTaacatctgtttgttgtgtgtaaaTCATAGGATCCTAAGCTCCAGGATATgtacatcattattttaatggTTACTCGCTCACTACAGCTTGTTCCAAAGCTATAAAGGTTATATTTGTCACAGAAAGTGGAACTGTGCTCTGTCTGAATCTGATCAACATAGTTCCTGATTTaccaaaactgtaaaaaaatgatgcatctattttccccttctttttttgATCTGTTCCTTGACCAAAGCTTtgtctgaaatataatattgattaatgtgtgtgcagatatatctttttttcttcactgccTCACTtagtacattttcaaacattttctgctCACACATGAAAGAATTAATAACTCATATTCCCATGATTCAATGTTTCACAGACATACATATCTCTGATCTCTTATTCATTTTACGTAATGATCATACTTCGTTACCTCTTATATAATGGGTATGTGACATGCTCACCCACATTTGCCTTCAAGCTTCATTTGATGATTTCCCGTCTTAATCAAAAGCGTTTTTACTGTCTCCTGCAGCAGAAGCCGACTCCCCAGGTCGCTGCCAGCCCAACACCGCCACCCCACATCCTGTACAACCCCACCCAGCACATGGTCACCTACCCTGGCTTCTGCCCTTCAGGACAAACTCTGCCCGCCTACCCCAACTATCCAATAAGCATGCAGgtacaacacaaataaaaaaaacaataaaaggtgCTTTTCACAGAAGACAAATGTCCATAACACTGAAGGAAAAGCACAGCTGTGGAtaagggtcctggtattgtgcatgtttgtttacttgGACACTTGAATATAACtgagccattgttaatgttatttttgcttttcttaatatgacaagtcaaaatgtctgctgtaaaaaaaaaggtcaatcTTCCATTCCAGTGTATTGGTTTGGAAACCAGATGTGCAGCAGCACTggatcacatttatttttgctgaacTAGCACAGCTGTTTTATTCTAACATCAAAGCACCTGACCAGACTGAAAACTATTAATCTGCTCTGCTGCCAGGTCACATTCCTAAGAGGGATACCTGCAAAACCTCACTAAAACCACAAAAATCTTACTGCTACACATCTACTGAGGGATGAACCCTGTTTCTTCATTACATaaagatgattttttaaaacagttgtGTCCATCACTTTGGTTTACATTGAAATATCTCTACAATTATTTGATGGattactatgacattttgacattcatggtgcccagaggatgaacctcACAGAGTTTGGTGAGTTTGGTGATCATGAAAAGGACATATATATGTGGCTTTCAGCGAAAGGTCACAAAAACTATTGTATGAATCACCATGACATTTAGTGCTAACATTCATTCTCCACTCAGGATGACGTTATGGCTTTCTTAATCCTGTAACTTTTCATCTATTGCAACCATCAAGTcaaaattttaatttgtccaattctttggtttatgatcaaatacatgcaaaactaTCAGCCCATCAGCCATAATTCCAAACATTAGTATGCTAACACACTAACCTAAGCAACTacttgctaaacatcagcatacTACCAATGCCattatgttagcatgctgactgAGGTTAGCATTTAACTCAAAGCACTGCTACTGTACCTAAATACAGTTTTACAGAGTCACTGCATGTCTGTAGATTCTTCTTCTGGTTTTGTTTCATGGGATCATTTTTTGTGATGAGGGTCATCCAAGATCCTGTTAAAAAAGGGTATTCTGATTGACGCTATAAAGTAAACCGTGActataatttaaatttaatttaatttaaataagcAATCCAATCACTAATTAGCAGAGGCATAGTTTTACTCATATTATGGTGATTTTGGCTGAAGTTTCTCTCACAGAATTAGAGAATTTCAAATATTTGCTAATACACCTGTTTCTGCTACCAGAGGATGATAAAAACCATGCCTCACATAAAACTGTCAGAAATGAATTTAGGTATCTTTGGCTTCTTCTTCCACATACCGGTGCAAGCTGCCACTCCCTGTCTCTTCCCCTCTCCCACAGCATAACAGCAACTATCAGCCCCCTGCTACTCCCCAGATGGTCCCTGAGGGAGGTACAGCCTCTAACTCCTGCCTGTCTGAGGAGAACCAGAGCCAGCAGCCCTCTCAGACTCAGCCTCAGGGAGCCACCCAGGAACCAGGGGGCTACATGCTGACACCCAACGCTCCAGCCCTCTACGGATCCGCCTACAGCCCCTTTGAGAAACCGCCACCTTACGCCTGCTGAGCCATGAAACTAACATCTGGGGCGTGATAAGAGAAATAATATCTTGATCTGGTCGAGATGAATGTAGCACAAGACATTTCATAGGTGACCTTGTAGATGGAAAGCAATCAGTGAACTTCTCAACTACACTGTATTGATAGATATGCTACATTTCATGTGgttgcactgaggagagacAGATTTATAGCTATGTAGTGTGATTAAATAGACATGATTAAGTTATTTAATGTGAATTTATTAAAAGGAAACggtttgggaaatatgcttttttgctttcttgcttcTCTTGAGTAACATGAGGAGATTGATACCCCTCTCATCAGCcagctaacttagcttagcacgacctgaaacagggggaaacagctagacTGGATCTgtacaacagaaacaaaatcctCCCACCAGAGCCCGTAAATCTCATTTATTAATACCATATATCTCCATAGTTTAatctaaacagaaaataaagcaagaaagcaaatgagtgTTTCCCAAAAACATATTACCTTAACCTAAAGCTGGCCTTAAGAAGCTTACACATTACACGTGAAGAGGTGTTTAGTATTATACTTGACTGTGATCTGATTTATATTCTAATATGTGTAGACTAGATTAAAGTTCTTCATTGTCTCACTATATACTAACTAATGTATGAACAATTTAAAAGGGCTTTcttgaaatgtgaaatggagGGTAAACAACCATGATGTTGCTGTTATTTCATTATGTAAGTGTGAATCGTTTAATGTGCACTTTGAAGTCaatacactgtatatattattgatGATGCATGTTAACTGCTGTGGGATGGGATGCTGTAGCAgctataaaatacaatatgtattAAAGAGGCAACTTTAAGGAATGCATATTCACTgatgcaaacaaataaatgttgagTAAGGGCTTCATCAAAGTCTCacatttaaaggcacagtttgacattttagggaATTATTAATTTGCTTGCTTGCCAAGAAAGCAATTAagtgtatttcctaaaatgttgaacttttacCTTAAAAttccacattttaaatttaaccaGTACTTCTTTTACTCCAGTACCAGGTGTTTTCATAGTATTGTTTCACCTTAAAGATGAACTTTCCATGTAAATCACACAATTTTTCctcttacaaataaaaagttcCAATTCATGAGGgatacaattattttgttcaaCTCAAAACAGTCAAAAGCTGTAGCTTATTTGGTAAACCATGAGTTTATGACAATAACATGTCGGTCACTCAGCAAGACATGAAGAGTTTGATACAGTAATCACACAGcatacaaatgcatttttgaaaatacaattttactCTTTAATGTTCATacaactgcttttatttttgtttttaaataggaTTTTCACTGTTGAGGGAAGTTAAAACTCAAAAGGCAGACTCCTCTCAGCATTGTACACATATTGGCAgttaaagtgaaaaatgaaaactaaagacaagtacaatatacaacacatgataaaaaaacaaaataataactcATCAAGCTCTATAATCTGGCATTCATTCATCAGAAAACTTGAAAATTATACATTACAGAGGGTAGTAAAATAACACTGGAGCTCTTTTGGCATTCGCAGTCCCAATGCTCCTgacattctttgtttttattgtgttttgatttGCTCAGCACCTATaaaatcaaattttaaaaaagggtcCCTAAAGATGTATGATACTTTGATCCCCATTTGCAGGAAGCAGATGAAGTTCGTAGACTCAGATTATTGTTCTGTTATAACTTAAATGTGCAGGAAAACTCAGTGAGAAGAAggtagtgtttttgttttctgtcttctaCAAAGCATTGTACAGtcacattatttacattttcagtataTTACAGcgcactctttttttctctcagtagCTTGTGTGGTGCGTTTGATGCAgtgctcactctctctccttcattgtAAGGGCCCCTTCCTGTCTCCCTGTGCTTCTGAGACTAATATATCATCCTCAGATCGGTATTTGGCAGGTATTAAATGTGAGTGGGTGATTCTGAGGGAATGAAGGGGCCTTTGTGATGAAGTTAGTGATGGAAGATTATTGAGAATCAAGGTGTCTTTAAAAGACTGTTATACTCCAAAATGCATAAGTGGTAATGCATAGTGTATTAACTGCAATGAGTACAACATTTTGTTAGGAGAAGCTTtagctctgtttgtgtgttacagtaCTGCACCTTTGTGAAATGATTCAACTGTTAGGAGGGAAGCTGTCGTGAAGTTTGGGTTGGTTGTCTTTGTAGGCACATGGTTGATTTTTAAGGTTGCAGGCAGACATGGAGTGCTGCTTTAGTCGAGAGGAAATCAATAAAATGGCTTCAAACGCAGTCCATTGCTACCTGCAACAATGTGCAAGGTTTTTCTACGGAACACAAAGTTGTGCCTAATACCACGCCACCCCTGTTGTGGTGACGGAGGGGATTCAGCTTGTTAGGAGCAAATAACATCTATTTAGTCCCCGATCAACCCCCTAAAGTCATTATGCGCCAGACACTCACGAAGATCTGAGCACCTAGTCACACATTTTCTCTGAGTAGGGTAGCTGATGAAGGACTGTATTTCTGGTccccatttttttcattttttcagatTCTACATGAACACCTGATTATTTCAAGCGACGTGGGCCTTAGGGGGACTGGATGTAAGCAACATGACCACAGCTCTATCAGCTCAGTTGCTGCAGCGAAGAGTCACAGCCTACAAAGTCCCAGTCAGATCTGGATTTAAAGCACAGGATGCCAGGCATAGTAGGCTGACCCAAGACCAACCATCGGACATTGATCTAGATAAGGCCCTGCGTGTTCTTGTGGGCTTCAGAGGCTGTGATTCATGGGCAGTTTTTGAGGCAATGTTGTGCAGCATTTATTCCCATATCTTCTGCCTATTACCAGGGACATTGCTCATTGGCTGACTAACTGCCTTACTGAGTTATTTTACTGAGAATACTGTGAAAATCCCTGCAAATGCATCTAGACAGCAGTGTCATCACAGTAATAGGACAGGGTGACCCTGGGCTAAGGCTCCAGCTGAACCACAACGCCTGgtccagcttttgttttttttaaacattccaATCCAAAACATCTCCCTCCTGGTTAAAGATCAGTATATTGGAAAAATCCCCATTGCCTCAATGAACTGCTAATGGATCAGCTTTGGCAGACTATTGCGCTGGTCATTGGTGAGagtccagcagggggcaggaGTGTGAGCGGATGTCGTTGTGTTTGTGGATGGCCTGGTCCAAGTCCAGCAGCTGTCCGTTAACACTGACCTCCATACAGCCGCTGTAGTGCGCCGACACCAGCGTGGACGCCAGAGAAACATCTGAGtgaagaaacaacaacatgtgatCAAGCAGATAAACAAGATAAGACTGTGTGGGAGCGCTAACCCTGAGTGTGCAAAGTCTGTGTGTTGAATCAGTCAGACTCAGTTAACGCATTGACCAACACTTTTTATCATATATACATGACATTTCTcatcaaagagagaaaaaaaaatgaaatcttgtattttctttccagTTTGGGAAATGCTGGATCCTGAGTTATTTAATCAGCTGACAGTCAAAGCAGAAGTGACAACTATGTGTCATTGTTATGGTTTGCTAACTTCCgtacatgaaaacaaagtgagacACTCATAAATGCTGGAAATTTAGCAGGAATCTCCCTTCCTCACTACTCCCTAGATAAGACTGTTTTTTGCTGACATGAGGAAACATGAGAGTGTTCAGAAACAGAGATTGTCAGGAAAGTCTAATCTTTATGTAATTCAGCTGATCAGCTCAGGAAAACTGAATGTGCCGCACAAACAAGGTTTTGTGTGGCTTTGCAATCATGAAATCTTCATGTGCCAAATACTTGTTTGTCCCTGAACAGGTTCAAGAGCAAAAATGTATCCTCGTTGAAGTAAAATACATGAATACCCAACAAAAATGTGCAGAATTATTTGTAATTACATGTTTCTCACATTATAAATTAATTATGAATCCTTCATTTCCACCTGAGTATATAATGATGTCTGGCAGCTTTAGATGCACCTactgttttaattatttgaagTACTTAGCAACACTTTTACTGCTTACTCCTACATACTGCATGAATCACATCCTACTAAATGTCTACATAAATGTGTGTCCCCTCACCAGGTAGGCCTCCTATAAAGGTGCTGGACTGTGACAGGACGTCAAAAGGAATTTCGGTGTCTTCACTACGTCCAGACTGGCCATCGACCAGCAGCTGGGTTTGGTTTCCTGAGATTGTCACATGGATTACATGACTCTCGCCGTCACACAGTGGGGCAGGAGATCTGGCAATGATGACATCACCTACAGATACCAGAACAAACTGAAGGCACACAAAAGGTCAGTGTTGAGATCAAACACGGTAACtcatttaacaaacacacacacacacacacacacacacgatgagCATTTAAGTTCTCACATCTCGCCATTCATCAGTGCCGGGATAATAGTCTGCCAGAGCGATGGAGAGAGGGACTCTTTCCTGGTGAACAAGTGCAAACAGCACTCCGATCGCAGAAGTTGGACGCAGGTTCAAGTGTACGCTCAGGTTCTGTGGTTCTGAAGTGATGataacaggaagagagagaacagcAGGTCATGAACTTTATccacaaacaaactgcaggcAATGACGGGAGCCGACATTCACCCAAACAAAATTGAACATCGACCAGTTCCTTCAAGGAGAGGCCATTAGGCAAAGATATGCAATCCCGAGTCACGCTATGCACAACACtcctacacatgcacacactgcacCATAGCTGATGTTGAAGAGAGCGAAGCCTGTGCCGGGGAAGTACGCTCCGGGATCCTCGGTGCTGAAACACTGCATGTTGTCGTTGGTCCGGACGGTTTCTTGTATGGACGTATCTTCGCCAGTCAACCACCTCCAGTCCTTCATACAGCCATCCAGACGGGGATTCACCTATGTGATAATAACACCAGTTGAGAAATATGTAAGGAACATTTCTCTTTGGTACATGTTCCATATTATACACAAGCACATACAAATAAACACCTGATTGACTAGGCCGTCCTCTCTGAAGGGGACTCCTCCCACGGTGAGGTTGAGTTCGTGCATGCCTTTCTTGAGCGTAAACAGATCACCGTTTACTGCAATCTTCATGACGGCCTCCTTGTCAATCTTTAGCACAAGACTCCGCCCCTGCTCCTCCACCGAGatctgagaggaaaacaagacatttaaaaggaAGCCTTCAACCAGCTCATGTAGACAGTAGATTACTGTTCATGACAGAAACCTCTAACCTTTCTCCACCGGCCGTCATTAACAAAAGGTCCGCTGCTGGTGACCCTACTGATTGTGCCGTATTTAAGCTGTAGTTCCAGCTTCCCATGGTGCATTGCCAGAACAATCCAGGAGCTGTTTAGGTGACCTCCGGCGAAGAAGATCACTCCCTCAGGGTCGTAGCTGCGGAAGTCAAACTCTGCAGAAAAGCTGGGAGTCGGGTAGCAGTGACAGAGCGTACATTTAAATAAGTTAGTATGACAAAGATAATTGagaataaacatgaaataaagggaaaataagGAGAAAAGGGACAGGAAGATAACAATTCCTCTGAGTGACCAAAATTATTTTATCAGGGATCCACTTGGCACTCAAACTACATGGTTGGGATTTTCCCAGCTAATATTAGACATTATTTAAGAATTAGCTGATATGACTTCACAGTGTGACCAtgtatggtaaaaaaataaaaatgttgcctTTCTGATATCAAACCAAGATACCGTTAAACTTGCTGTATCATTTATATACGACCatgtccattaaaaaaaatggttttggaATCAGCTCATTGCTTGTTAACACTGAATTATTTTATCTTCCAATTCTCAGAAATCGACAATCATGCAGAAAGTTATGCAACATGTTTTGATATTGATACATTTCCTGATGCAACACAGAATAATAGTAAAAACTTTCCTCATGTATTCTCATTAGTGAAACTAACACAGTCTTATCAGAACCAACCAGCAGGCCGGAAGAGTCCATTTAATCATTTACCTGTCTTTATACTTACTGTAACAAGggtataaatggaaaaaaaggggtGATGTTTTGGTCAGGTGACTACTGTGGAGCATCAAAACATTACTTTCTCACCCAGTTTGAATCCTCCGGCGGAAACGCAGCCTCACCACTGGCACGCCGCTGAACATGCGGCCCAGGTAGAGGGAACGGGAGTTCCTCTTCAGAGACGGCGACATACAGGGAGTTATAttctgtgaaaaacacaaacataaaactaGAGTAAACGCATGCTGCTACTTCACGAGAACCATGTGCATATGCAACACTTGACTAATTTAAAATGGTTTAACAGATCGAGAGTGTAGTTTACGGTTCACATTTAACCATAAAGGTGAGAGCTTAAGTATGAAATGTCCTGGTAAATATTTGCCACAGTTAATGTATTTCACCTTACAGCTCCTGAGGTCCCGGCCCAGCTTCATGCCCTGACGACCATCACAGTAGCAACGGAAACCCCCCGGAGTGTTCAGACActcctctgcac
This region of Anoplopoma fimbria isolate UVic2021 breed Golden Eagle Sablefish chromosome 2, Afim_UVic_2022, whole genome shotgun sequence genomic DNA includes:
- the LOC129106108 gene encoding transmembrane protein 255B; this translates as MQQPESQRTTQRTTAEVLDPAAHYLRRRKTALWVTVSLLALALVVLAVGLISATRTDNVPVAGYYAGITLSFGAFLGIVGIHLVENRRPMLVASIIFISFGVIASFFCAIVDGIIASEFIDIRPLQEDMCDFYASGAGYAYDNYYTEVIHATTASRPLTLQVTCRSFDKACKLKLRSNTCYCCYLYNCASTEFHTQYYAFTGVSGCWDVIHLHRLLWASVVLNVLGLFLGIITAAILGAYKDMQKPTPQVAASPTPPPHILYNPTQHMVTYPGFCPSGQTLPAYPNYPISMQHNSNYQPPATPQMVPEGGTASNSCLSEENQSQQPSQTQPQGATQEPGGYMLTPNAPALYGSAYSPFEKPPPYAC
- the gas6 gene encoding growth arrest-specific protein 6 codes for the protein MLLTPTQCLSSAALLVLLLVVGWSHSISLSPQDANQFLSRQRRANQVFEETKQGHLERECVEEKCSKEEAREVFENDPETDYFYPKYLACMDKFGDAEKKKQDLITCVHNIPDQCSPSPCNARGTVRCEDKKGDFLCHCFTGWAGARCEKDVDECSKKNGGCDHECNNTMGSYRCSCHHGYMLVGRHMCNDVDECEDPGVCGTARCDNKEGSYDCLCDVGHVYDNETKSCVDVNECDAGVCAEECLNTPGGFRCYCDGRQGMKLGRDLRSCKNITPCMSPSLKRNSRSLYLGRMFSGVPVVRLRFRRRIQTGFSAEFDFRSYDPEGVIFFAGGHLNSSWIVLAMHHGKLELQLKYGTISRVTSSGPFVNDGRWRKISVEEQGRSLVLKIDKEAVMKIAVNGDLFTLKKGMHELNLTVGGVPFREDGLVNQVNPRLDGCMKDWRWLTGEDTSIQETVRTNDNMQCFSTEDPGAYFPGTGFALFNISYEPQNLSVHLNLRPTSAIGVLFALVHQERVPLSIALADYYPGTDEWRDFVLVSVGDVIIARSPAPLCDGESHVIHVTISGNQTQLLVDGQSGRSEDTEIPFDVLSQSSTFIGGLPDVSLASTLVSAHYSGCMEVSVNGQLLDLDQAIHKHNDIRSHSCPLLDSHQ